A genome region from Cryptococcus neoformans var. neoformans B-3501A chromosome 8, whole genome shotgun sequence includes the following:
- a CDS encoding hypothetical protein (HMMPfam hit to NIF, NLI interacting factor-like phosphatase, score: 319.6, E(): 4.4e-93) has protein sequence MPTTHTEPSTEAPAMSPQNTTPGPAHTTSIDHNTATATDTQQPSTGLQPSILPPVATPTTQHPVSAAEMTKDGGATAAQPSTAQTTLPESGTTSTAIKSTEGETGKGTPLENLSRRLSNKTPSTTASSAPQTTAEKADPKPASSHTQPTTSTSKTTVNTPASPSVNGATKSKAAPISNTTAPKAGQKKKRKRKGLAGILLALGCLSVDEFEEEPSKSSSTTASTGPGKSAGAGATTGTSTKADVSAKPTSGGVGVSSGVAKAPNGSVAPAPSDPSAAKIQDATVGAEQKVDATGPTDSTVVAEGPTEAHKGVVSSEQVVVPPTEPHTLPEDETAGVTSSAVQPPGGGSALLGTPSKHVSHRESETNLGTSSNERTETSGGYSDISNSEMVDESTGQGGDELGEDYLEYDDEEDRLIEQGGIGIPVDENGNPAPLLPPVAAKHRGRKCLVLDLDETLLHSSFKQLPTADYIVPVEIESQVHNVYVIKRPGVDHFLTEMAKIYEIVVFTASLSKYADPVLDMLDENRVVAHRLFRESCYNHKGNYVKDLSQLGRDIEHSIIIDNSPASYIFHPNNAVPVSTWFSDPHDSELTDLCPFLADLATVDDVRGVLDGRI, from the exons ATGCCCACAACTCACACAGAGCCTTCCACCGAGGCACCCGCCATGAGTCCACAAAACACAACCCCCGGACCCGCACACACAACATCCATCGACCACAACACCGCGACAGCAACCGACACTCAACAACCATCCACCGGCTTGCAACCTTCCATCCTGCCCCCTGTAGCTACTCCAACGACACAGCATCCAGTTTCTGCTGCAGAAATGACCAAGGACGGAGGTGCAACTGCCGCCCAGCCTTCCACGGCTCAGACAACTCTGCCTGAATCTGGTACAACATCTACAGCCATCAAGTCTACGGAAGGAGAGACAGGCAAAGGTACTCCCCTGGAGAACTTGTCTCGTAGATTATCAAACAAGACTCCATCGACTACCGCTTCCTCTGCACCCCAAACAACGGCCGAAAAAGCAGACCCAAAACCGGCTTCATCACACACCCAACCTACCACCTCTACGTCAAAAACGACGGTCAACACGCCTGCATCCCCCAGTGTTAATGGGGCCACAAAGTCAAAGGCGGCTCCTATATCGAATACAACTGCACCCAAGGCcgggcaaaagaagaagaggaagcggaagggTTTGGCGGGTATTTTACTCGCGCTCGGATGTTTATCGGTCGACGAGTTTGAGGAGGAGCCAAGCAAATCTAGCAGCACGACTGCGAGCACAGGGCCTGGTAAAAGTGCCGGTGCTGGCGCGACAACCGGCACGAGCACAAAAGCCGATGTGAGTGCCAAACCGACGTCAGGTGGTGTTGGCGTGAGCTCGGGTGTTGCCAAAGCACCAAACGGTAGCGTCGCACCTGCTCCGTCAGACCCGTCAGCAGCCAAAATTCAAGACGCCACTGTAGGGGCTGAACAAAAGGTGGATGCAACGGGCCCAACGGATTCCACGGTTGTTGCTGAAGGACCGACTGAAGCCCATAAAGGTGTCGTCTCCAGTGAACAAGTGGTTGTGCCTCCGACTGAACCTCATACTCTtccagaagatgag ACCGCTGGTGTAACGTCTTCGGCTGTCCAGCCTCCTGGAGGAGGCTCTGCCCTCCTCGGCACCCCGTCTAAACACGTCTCTCACCGCGAATCTGAAACCAACCTTGGTACATCCAGTAATGAGCGTACAGAGACAAGTGGAGGGTACTCGGACATTAGCAATTCTGAAATGGTTGACGAAAGCacaggacaaggaggagatgaactCGGAGAAGATTATCTTGAGtatgatgacgaagaagatagaTTAATTGAACAAGGTGGAATTGGAATTCCTGTAGACGAG AATGGCAACCCTGCACCTTTATTACCCCCCGTAGCTGCCAAGCACCGTGGACGAAAGTGTCTCGTGCTCGATCTCGATGAGACCCTGCTTCACAGTAGCTTCAAG CAATTGCCCACAGCGGATTATATTGTACCGGTAGAGATTGAATCTCAAGTGCACAACGTTTATGTCATCAAGCGACCGGGTGTCGACCACTTTTTGACAGAAATGGCAAAGATATATGAGATTGTCGTGTTCACTGCTAGTTTGTCCAAG TACGCTGATCCCGTCCTTGACATGCTTGATGAGAACCGTGTCGTAGCCCATCGTCTGTTCCGTGAAAGCTGCTACAACCACAAAGGAAACTATGTCAAA GATTTATCCCAACTCGGCCGTGACATCGAACactccatcatcattgacAATTCACCTGCCTCATACATCTTCCACCCTAATAACGCCGTCCCTGTATCCACTTGGTTCAGCGATCCCCACGATAGTGAATTGACCGATCTTTGCCCCTTCCTTGCAGACCTCGCCACTGTCGACGACGTTCGTGGTGTCCTTGATGGACGAATCTAG
- a CDS encoding hypothetical protein (HMMPfam hit to SART-1, SART-1 family, score: 65.9, E(): 1.1e-16) — translation MSMNKESLTDEEAIQLRLQLGLSAPGAAAADGGEPPVDTDAIAEENYAQRKAEMKREKEERELKERIEKARNKSALNAKLKGTTLSAPSTDDSLDAKTWIKKQKKREKQRAREIAAMQARDKEEQDRLMYGEEDLAGLKVGHGVEEFEEGEDVILTLKDTGVLEGGEDELQNVNLVEDAAIKAAKERKRKAQQAYTGYDDEEFEENRIGKRADVLGKYDEDFATGKVRTEGFRLGAPVEKKMKIQDEDEQMGIAPARKVKLNLDYTKEFEVSDYAKEGEAGFKKPKKKKAKRSIRRTEAEEDTMEVDGEPTFTRRVVTEGPDNLVDDEDLQAALSRARRANAKKKPKVKPEDVAAQIAQRKQEEGEQVKEEDGEEDGRITFDETSEFARNVSLESRAISVKRERISPPPSGITPAADSGPSEEPVVVKIERREEGEVDDEDDEMGEEEADLAEIAAREGMSLEEYREKIDRQMREMEEMKKEMKDESELEPTVGQGVAGVLALLRHQGALKARTAEDEERERVQKQKDLWLADYRRRMAQRELERIQARGGNKDQAQREWENRMREQQEARDALDIYKNYKPDVNIAYHDEFGRQMTPKEAWKSLSHKFHGKTSGRMKTEKRLKKIAEERKQLTMNSSDTPLGMTDAFSRRQQMTGEAHMVLSVGNKQSVQAGSSKRR, via the exons ATGTCCATGAACAAGGAGTCCCTCACAGATGAGGAAGCTATCCAGCTTCGTCTTCAACTCGGCCTTTCAGCCCCCGGCGCAGCTGCGGCAGATGGCGGAGAACCACCTGTCGACACAGATGCCATCGCGGAGGAGAACTATGCGCAAAGGAAAGCAGAAATGAAGcgcgagaaggaggaaagggagctCAAGGAGCGTATAGAGAA AGCTCGTAACAAATCAGCCCTCAATGCCAAACTCAAGGGTACAACTCTTTCCGCTCCCTCGACGGACGATAGTCTCGATGCCAAGACTTGGatcaaaaagcaaaagaagcGTGAAAAGCAACGTGCGCGGGAGATTGCTGCGATGCAAGCTCGAgacaaggaggagcaggacAGGCTGATGtatggggaagaagatctcgCAGGCCTTAAGGTTGGACATGGAGTAGAGgaatttgaagaaggagaggatgtgATCCTTACATTGAAGGATACTGGAGTGTTagaaggtggagaggatgagttgCAAAACGTCAACCTTGTGGAAGATGCTGCGATCAAAGCTgccaaggagagaaaacGCAAGGCCCAGCAAGCGTACACGGgatatgatgatgaggagttTGAGGAGAATCGAATTGGCAAACGAGCGGATGTGTTGGGCAAGTATGATGAAGACTTTGCCACCGGAAAGGTTAGGACGGAGGGATTTAGGCTTGGAGCACCTgtagagaagaagatgaagattcaggatgaggatgaacagATGGGCATTGCTCCAGCTCGAAAAGTCAAGCTCAATTTGGACTACACAAAAGAGTTTGAAGTGTCGGACTATGCCAAGGAAGGCGAGGCAGGGTTCAAGAAGCCCAAG aaaaagaaggccaagagaTCTATTCGCCGTACcgaagctgaagaggatACAATGGAAGTTGACGGAGAACCCACATTCACCCGAAGGGTCGTAACCGAAGGCCCAGACAATCTTGTAGACGACGAGGACCTACAAGCTGCCCTTTCTCGTGCCAGACGTGCCAacgcgaagaagaaacccAAGGTCAAACCTGAAGATGTTGCCGCGCAGATTGCTCAGCGGAagcaagaggaaggagagcaagtcaaggaggaggatggagaggaagatgggagaaTCACCTTTGACGAGACGTCAGAATTTGCCAGAAACGTGTCTTTGGAGTCTCGGGCTATTTCTGTCAAGCGCGAGCGTATTTCTCCCCCACCATCTGGGATAACACCTGCTGCTGACTCCGGTCCATCCGAAGAACCTGTCGTGGTCAAAATTGAGCGCcgtgaagaaggagaagttgacgacgaggatgatgagatgggtgaagaagaagcagatcTCGCAGAAATTGCCGCTAGAGAAGGGATGTCACTTGAAGAGTATagggagaagattgatAGGCAGATgagagaaatggaagagatgaaaaaggaaatgaaagatgaa AGTGAGCTCGAACCCACTGTTGGCCAAGGTGTGGCTGGTGTCCTGGCCCTTCTCCGACATCAAGGTGCCCTCAAAGCTCGCACAgccgaagacgaagagcgCGAGCGCGTgcaaaagcaaaaggaCTTGTGGCTCGCAGATTACCGTCGACGTATGGCTCAGCGCGAGTTGGAAAGGATTCAGGCTAGGGGCGGCAATAAGGATCAGGCACAGAGGGAATGGGAAAACAGGATGAGGGAGCAGCAAGAGGCGAGAGATGCGTTGGATATCTACAAGAACTACAAGCCTGACGTGAATATTGCGTATCACGACGAGTTCGGAAGGC AAATGACACCCAAAGAAGCGTGGAAGAGTCTTTCTCACAAGTTCCACGGCAAAACCTCAGGTCGAATGAAGACCGAAAAGCGTCTCAAGAAGATTGCTGAGGAACGCAAGCAACTCACCATGAACTCCTCGGATACTCCTCTCGGTATGACGGACGCCTTTTCTCGCCGACAGCAAATGACCGGTGAGGCGCACATGGTCTTGAGTGTTGGAAACAAACAGTCGGTGCAGGCGGGTAGCAGCAAAAGACGTTAG
- a CDS encoding hypothetical protein (HMMPfam hit to M, M protein repeat, score: 54.2, E(): 3.5e-13; HMMPfam hit to Pox_A_type_inc, Viral A-type inclusion protein repeat, score: 45.7, E(): 1.3e-10), protein MSFIGAGELEHKITQLQRQLSHKDHELNSIKNEQMKKQENLEEAKRAKQTAEYKLRDEADRALKAENDSLAKTNELAQLKLKLSNLEASLMQTSEKLKKEEKEKANIQDALDEALSRGSDGAATQIKSQQARIKQLEDNLRKTEDEKDRLRHQASSGDSWGSDEPLSHRERNRLMALQNENAELKTKLESLSPQNVTTSDSFNPESPQKSSKPRASVTAADLRDLETQVDKLKTQLANTKREYDKAVNEKLAAEISARKTAERFENEMYELNGELEYYRRSDGGVDMKQLNELKKTAQDARAEKEELSKKLAQKEREVEHHVSEMARLEEKAQLVQKLKEELEEERQTRQQLEAASNSASFVDEASLAKINALEVELARSKAASSTTAGSRSGDSELRQVRRDLQKALRDKEYLESLVKENDELLAEKDEELARMRAAVPLPGSPSLDSQAADPGLVAALEEEKAALIDDLEKQVRAHEEGTLRIEAQLAEKTKELEVLRESEQLLREQHLRGQTEIESIKAQHQFVIVDLQKARDDLSIKEANAQQIIEQLAQVQASLNEHQAAAISAREEAASTAKQLTELGVSLENKNRELEEVLQQRRALEVSLASRSHDDAEFDEHVLSIKKLQDEISRVSQELSDRTTANAQLINRLAVAEETREASERMVQELEHKVSDSQRKVEISMEELEVHRAQSKEAIESLNTQLETLNTELTSLEQLVRDKTTELAEVNRLSEQTSCRLAESETTVITLRNQVAELECKLDESAAENVSENDDERIQLRKEKEALEEALQLAKKEHESELAAIEADSQKALSNAQIHIDTLQNLIQDAPQPNTKDVDVIHKFEEKIGRLRIERDELRHNISFVQNERHFAVRAANAEKETAIEEVGKAREELKRTSAICERLQQEMEEFRAALAEKDVEFGDAIATTREVANEKEKLAKQLADIEHELSSSHEAVSTQQTRVFELESQLQAQEANLKQVEARAGLLQTELTNVLHHMAQSKKLSDRPESRASVPEEEDSDLPKDLAGAVSSQNRRHSHRRSTSGMSITMLQNLQTERNLQAKIDRRDARITLLTNDLSKVQANLTLLQSAQEETMAENAELEEEREKLLSELHEIKAQGADPEALQGCILALILHHRHVRNLESQLRLAREILHKSRETERQLFVSEIEAKKKKVADDKRIAELEYEKTEVESQLNSAKANEQLVRKELDDALASVNNLQSQLTKAESASVLAAESILSLATVEAQIAEKEERIREIEAHNTELVSKLEKLEEELTANKLEKEIKTEALTTKVVELEQKMVDRGAELERMTQEKEQLLEELTAAEKTLADGFADVEAQREALDTTRRELEERLALMGHDMKEKSSELEEMINKSNALAAELAAERSKSDQAGIALEEHQVTISQLQNDISALQKASQDVDSERQTLRAQISVFEEKATAAEERIRQLQAEVGHCMGETERVKKELVDASSQLEKTMVEKEDLNARRTAEMEQATEARMGMEKSLSEREQEISKLTRDLGIIQEELTAATSKLEQAVKESAFKQADIDNLRAENVEVKQKLAKATISSVSSADEQLVADLKERIEDLEASLTQKNQEVDEADDQTREAFKANVKLERKIGKLQRQLDQAQLELNTALNKLMSSQPIALAPVARSQPASSVAAQRTAMPPPPMSTSAPTQSPALALSTAATRTPHTIPPNIFSPPTVPSSGQKRLREADDAEFAHKPAEAIMLPPASVISPRKPFGTRPSFTPQRGISDKTYASKPIGVNANMTSEKAEEGLKKPIDAGRNIFARSPSVSSDPIKRTGFPEPPTRTPFATMPRNAS, encoded by the exons AAATTCCATCAAGAATGagcagatgaagaagcaggagaaTCTGGAAGAGGCTAAGAGGGCGAAGCAAACCGCAGAATACAAA CTGCGCGATGAAGCAGATCGAGCATTGAAAGCAGAGAACGATTCACTGGCTAAAACAAAT GAACTGGCCCAGCTTAAACTCAAATTATCCAATCTTGAGGCCAGCTTAATGCAGACATCAgagaagttgaagaaagaagagaaagagaaggcaaACATTCAGGATG CACTGGATGAAGCTTTGTCAAGAGGGTCCGACGGGGCGGCTACGCAGATTAAGAGTCAACAAGCAAGAATCAAACAGTTGGAAGACAACTTGAGGAAaacagaagatgagaaggacAGATTGAGGCACCAAGCATCTTCGGGGGACTCGTGGGGGTCAGATGAG CCTCTAAGTCATCGAGAGCGGAACCGACTGATGGCCTTGCAAAACGAAAATGCTGAGCTCAAA ACAAAACTTGAGAGCCTCTCGCCGCAAAATGTTACAACTTCCGACTCATTCAACCCTGAATCTCCTCAGAAAAGTTCAAAACCAAGGGCATCGGTCACTGCCGCAGACCTTCGCGATCTCGAAACTCAAGTGGATAAACTCAAAACGCAATTGGCAAATACTAAGCGAGAATATGACAAGGCGGTCAACGAAAAGCTTGCCGCCGAGATCTCTGCCAGGAAGACCGCCGAGAGGTTTGAGAATGAGATGTACGAGCTCAACGGGGAGCTTGAATATTACCGCCGTTCTGATGGAGGGGTAGACATGAAGCAATTGAATGAACTCAAGAAAACGGCTCAGGATGCCAGagcagagaaggaggaactGAGCAAGAAGCTAGCCCAGAAGGAGCGAGAAGTCGAGCATCATGTTTCAGAGATGGCTAGGCTGGAAGAAAAAGCCCAACTGGTACAAAAgctgaaggaagaacttgaagaagaaagacaaaCTCGGCAACAGCTTGAAGCTGCCTCAAACAGCGCGTCCTTTGTTGACGAGGCTTCTCTCGCTAAGATCAATGCCCTCGAGGTCGAACTTGCAAGGTCCAAGGCCGCTTCTTCTACCACCGCTGGTTCTAGGTCAGGAGACTCTGAACTTCGTCAGGTACGGCGGGACTTGCAAAAAGCGTTGCGGGACAAGGAGTACCTTGAGAGCCTGGTCAAGGAGAATGATGAACTTTTggctgaaaaggatgaggagctTGCTAGGATGAGAGCGGCCGTTCCTTTGCCTGGTAGCCCTTCCCTTGACTCACAGGCTGCTGATCCTGGCCTTGTGGCGGcgcttgaagaggagaaggcagcATTAATTGATGACCTCGAAAAGCAGGTCCGGGCGCATGAGGAGGGGACCTTGAGGATTGAGGCCCAGCTTGCCGAGAAAACCAAGGAGTTGGAAGTTTTGAGAGAATCTGAGCAACTTCTTCGAGAGCAACACTTGCGAGGGCAGACCGAAATTGAG AGTATCAAAGCCCAACACCAGTTTGTAATAGTTGATCTTCAAAAGGCTCGTGACGATCTTTCCATCAAAGAAGCCAATGCTCAACAAATCATCGAACAACTTGCTCAAGTTCAAGCGAGTTTGAACGAGCACCAGGCTGCCGCCATTTCTGCTAGAGAAGAAGCCGCTTCCACTGCCAAGCAACTTACTGAACTTGGAGTTTCACTTGAGAACAAAAATCGAGAGCTCGAGGAGGTTCTTCAACAGCGCCGGGCCCTTGAAGTCAGCCTTGCTAGCAGGTCCCATGACGATGCCGAGTTTGATGAACATGTGTTGTCCATCAAGAAGTTGCAGGATGAAATCAGCAGAGTGTCACAAGAACTTTCGGACCGCACGACGGCGAATGCGCAGCTCATTAACCGACTTGCCGTGGCTGAAGAAACCCGAGAAGCTTCAGAAAGGATGGTGCAGGAGCTGGAGCACAAGGTTTCAGACTCCCAGCGGAAAGTTGAAATCTCAATGGAGGAACTGGAAGTTCACCGAGCTCAGTCTAAGGAGGCGATTGA ATCTTTAAATACACAGCTGGAGACTCTCAACACCGAACTCACGTCGCTGGAACAACTCGTGCGGGACAAAACCACAGAACTTGCAGAAGTTAACAGGTTGTCAGAACAGACAAGTTGCCGCCTTGCAGAGTCCGAGACTACTGTCATTACTCTTCGAAATCAGGTAGCAGAGTTGGAGTGTAAGCTAGACGAGTCTGCGGCAGAGAATGTCAGCGAAAATGACGACGAACGGATCCAGCTCCgcaaggaaaaagaggccTTGGAGGAAGCCCTGCAGttggccaagaaggagcaCGAGTCGGAGCTTGCTGCTATCGAAGCTGATTCTCAGAAAGCATTGTCAAATGCCCAGATCCACATTGATACTCTCCAAAACTTGATTCAGGATGCCCCACAACCCAATACCAAAGATGTCGATGTGATCCACAAGTTTGAAGAGAAAATCGGACGTCTTCGAattgagagagatgagCTTCGACATAACATCTCTTTCGTACAGAACGAAAGGCACTTTGCGGTGCGAGCGGCGAACGCTGAAAAGGAGACGGCcattgaagaagttggAAAAGCTCGTGAGGAGCTAAAGAGGACATCTGCAATATGTGAGCGATTGCAacaggagatggaggaatTCCGGGCAGCGTTAGCTGAAAAGGACGTCGAGTTCGGTGACGCAATCGCGACAACTCGAGAGGTAGCAaatgagaaagagaagcTTGCCAAGCAGCTTGCTGATATTGAGCATGAGCTATCTTCATCTCATGAAGCTGTATCAACTCAGCAAACTCGAGTCTTTGAGCTTGAATCTCAGCTACAAGCCCAAGAAGCTAATCTCAAACAGGTTGAAGCTCGAGCTGGATTACTTCAAACGGAGCTCACCAACGTGCTTCATCATATGGCACAGAGTAAGAAGCTCAGCGATAGGCCAGAATCTAGGGCTTCCGTaccggaagaggaggatagtgATTTGCCAAAAGACTTGGCGGGAGCTGTTTCTTCCCAGAACCGAAGGCATTCTCACAGGCGTTCTACTTCTGGTATGTCCATTACCATGTTGCAGAACCTGCAAACAGAGAGAAACCTGCAGGCCAAGATCGATAGGCGGGATG CTCGCATCACGCTTCTCACCAATGACCTCAGCAAGGTCCAGGCCAATCTTACTCTCTTGCAATCCGCCCAGGAAGAGACCATGGCGGAGAATGCGGAGCTCGAAGAAGAACGCGAAAAACTACTCTCCGAACTCCACGAGATCAAGGCTCAAGGAGCAGACCCAGAGGCCTTGCAAGGCTGCATCTTGGCTTTGATTTTGCATCACCGACATGTCAGGAACCTGGAATCGCAGTTGCGTCTCGCTCGAGAAATCCTCCACAAATCTCGAGAAACTGAGCGTCAATTATTCGTTTCAGAAATagaggcaaagaagaagaaagttgCGGATGATAAGCGCATCGCCGAGCTTGAATATGAGAAGACTGAAGTTGAAAGCCAGCTTAATTCAGCCAAGGCCAATGAGCAGCTTGTCCGCAAGGAGCTTGATGATGCTCTTGCCTCTGTTAACAATCTTCAATCCCAACTTACTAAGGCAGAAAGCGCCAGTGTCTTAGCAGCTGAGTCTATTTTGAGCTTGGCTACTGTTGAAGCTCAGATCGCCGAGAAAGAGGAACGTATCCGTGAGATCGAGGCACATAACACAGAGCTCGTCTCTAAGCTTGAgaagttggaggaggagctgaCAGCTAACAAGCTCGAAAAGGAAATCAAAACCGAAGCTTTGACCACCAAGGTTGTCGAACTGGAGCAAAAAATGGTGGACAGAGGCGCCGAGTTGGAACGAATGACacaagagaaagagcaATTACTTGAGGAATTGACCGCAGCGGAGAAGACGTTAGCAGATGGCTTTGCGGATGTGGAGGCTCAGAGGGAAGCATTGGACACTACAAGGCGTGAACTGGAAGAGCGCCTTGCCCTAATGGGCCATGATATGAAGGAAAAATCTTCTGAACTCGAAGAGATGATCAATAAATCAAATGCTCTAGCCGCTGAACTTGCTGCGGAACGATCTAAATCAGATCAAGCTGGAATTGCACTGGAAGAACATCAAGTCACGATCTCGCAACTTCAGAATGATATCTCTGCTCTCCAGAAAGCTTCTCAGGATGTCGACAGTGAACGGCAGACTCTTCGCGCTCAAATTTCTGTCTTCGAAGAAAAAGCAACAGCCGCTGAGGAAAGGATTCGGCAGCTTCAGGCCGAGGTTGGCCATTGCATGGGAGAGACTGAGCGGGTAAAGAAGGAGTTGGTTGATGCGTCTAGTCAGTTGGAAAAGACGATGgttgaaaaggaagaccTTAACGCCAGAAGAACGGCAGAGATGGAGCAGGCCACAGAGGCTCGGATGGGCATGGAAAAGAGTCTGTCTGAGAGGGAACAAGAGATCAGCAAACT TACTAGAGACTTAGGCATAATCCAAGAAGAGCTCACGGCCGCTACAAGCAAGCTTGAGCAAGCTGTCAAGGAGTCTGCCTTCAAGCAGGCTGACATTGACAATCTCAGGGCTGAGAATGTGGAAGTCAAGCAGAAACTTGCTAAGGCGACGATCTCCTCTGTCTCCTCAGCTGATGAGCAGCTTGTTGCGGATTTGAAGGAGCGAATCGAAG ATCTTGAGGCCTCACTTACTCAGAAAAATCAAGAGGTCGATGAAGCAGACGATCAGACTCGAGAAGCATTCAAGGCCAATGTTAAGCTTGAGCGGAAGATTGGCAAACTTCAGAGACAGCTTGATCAGGCTCAGCTGGAGCTAAACACCGCTCTCAACAAGCTCATGAGCAGTCAACCAATCGCTCTAGCCCCTGTCGCTCGCTCGCAACCTGCGTCTTCAGTAGCAGCCCAGCGGACGGCGATGCCTCCTCCGCCAATGTCTACCTCGGCCCCGACTCAATCCCCAGCGCTAGCGCTATCAACTGCTGCTACACGAACGCCCCATACAATTCCCCCTaacatcttctcccctccAACCGTTCCGAGCTCAGGGCAAAAGCGTCTACGAGAGGCTGATGATGCTGAGTTCGCCCACAAACCTGCTGAAGCTATCATGCTTCCGCCTGCATCAGTCATCTCTCCTCGCAAGCCATTCGGAACGCGACCCAGTTTCACTCCTCAAAGAGGTATCTCTGACAAAACCTATGCCTCCAAGCCAATAGGCGTAAACGCCAATATGACTAGTGAGAAGGCAGAAGAGGGATTAAAGAAACCGATAGATGCTGGAAGGAACATCTTCGCGAGATCGCCATCAGTGTCAAGCGACCCAATCAAGCGAACAGGATTCCCTGAACCTCCAACTCGTACACCTTTCGCTACTATGCCCAGAAACGCGTCATAG